The nucleotide sequence GCGATGCCTTTCTCCGCGAACAGCTCCGCGGAGGACGACAGGATCATCGCGCGTCGATCGGGTGTGGCGGCCACCGGTGTCTCCCACTGTCTGCGGCACCTCTGCTGAGGATGCCGGCCGTTGATGCTAGGGCAGGTCGCCCTCCTGGCGTGCTGGTGCCACCGGCTCAGACGCGCTGTTGCGCCGGCGGACGACTCCGGTGCTACTGTCTGATCAAGCGCTTGCTCAACTGGAAGGGTACGCCGTGCAGAGCCTGGAGAAGCAGCTCGAGCAGTTCCTCGGGGTGGAGGCGGAGCCACCCCGCGTCGCCCGCTACGAGGTCAACGCCCCGATGATCCGCAACTGGGTGGAGGCGCACGACGACCGCAACCCCGTCTACGTCGACGCCGAGGCCGCGCGCGCCACCGGGCGCCCGGACGTGGTGTGCCCACCGGCCATGGCCTCGACCTGGGTGATGTCGGGCTACCGCCGCTACCGCGACGTGCAGCGGATGCGCAGCGAGGGAGTGGTGGAGGACTTCGCCTACTCCCGCCTGCTGCAGCTGCTGGACGACGCGGGCTTCACCTCGGTGGTCGCCACCAACCTCGAGCAGGAGTACCTGCAGGAGATCCACCCCGGCGACCACGTCACCACGCACTTCACCATCGAGGCGATCTCGCCGGTGAAGAAGACCGGCCTGGGGGAGGGCTGCTTCATCACCCTGCTGAAGAAGTACGTCAACCAGCACGACGACCTTCTCGTGGAGGAGCGCTTCCGCCTGCTCCGCTTCAACCCCAGCACCCAGGAGGGCGCGGCATGAGCGCACCGACCGAGAACACGCCCGCCCGGTCCACCACGGTGCCGCACCTGGTGGTCACCCAGGACAACGAGTTCTTCTTCACCGCCGCAGCGCAGGGCCGCCTGGAGATCCAGCGCTGCACCAGCTGCGAGACGCTGCGCCACCCCCCGGCGCCGGCCTGCCCGCAGTGCCGCTCCTTCGACTGGGACACCGTGACCGCCAGCGGCCGCTGCACCCTGCACAGCTACACCGTCATCCACCACCCGCAGGACCCCGCGTTCGAGTACCCGCTCGCGGTGGGCCTGGTGGACCTGCCCGAGGGCACCCGGCTGGTCGCCGACATCGCCGGGGTGGACCACGCCGAGCTCAGGCCGGGCCTGGAGCTGGAGATCGGCTTCGCCGAGCACGCCCACGGAGCGGTCCTGCCCCAGCTGCGCAAGCCCGCCGGCGGTGCGGCATGAGTACCGCCACCACCGCCCGCTTTCCCGAGGCCGCGGTGGGCGACACCCTGCCGGTGCTCGAGCTGGACCTGGACCGCACCCTCATCGTCGCCGCGGCCATCGCCTCGCAGGACTTCGAGGACGTCCACCACGACCCGGGCAAGGCCCAGGACCGCGGCACCCCGGACATCTTCCTGTCCATCAACTCCACCAACGGCTTCCTGGACCGCTACGTCACCGACTGGTCGGGCCCGGCCTCCCGGATCGCCAGGATCTCCCTGCGCCTGGGCGTGCCCAGCTTCCCCGGCGACACCCTGCGCCTGACCGGCGAGGTGACCGCGGTGGACGGCGACGCCGTCACCCTCGCCCTCCGCGGGGAGACCAGCCGCGGAGTCCACGTCACCGCCACCGCCACCGTGGTCCCCACCGCCACCGCAGGAGGAGCAGCATGAGCAGCCGAGGTTTTTCCCGGGACGCCGCGATCGTCGGCATCGGCGCCACCGAGTTCTCCAAGAACAGCGGCCGCTCCGAGTGGCAGCTGGCCTGCGAGAGCACGCTGGCCGCGCTCGCCGACGCCCAGATCGGGGTGGAGGAGGTGGACGGCTTCGCGCTGTTCACCATGGAGACCAACCCGGAGATCGCGGTGGCCCGCGCGCTCGGCATCCCCGAGCTGACGTTCTTCAGCCGCATCCCGCACGGCGGCGGTGGCGCGTGCGCCCCGGTGCAGCAGGCGGCGCTGGCGGTCTCCTCCGGCGTGGCCGACGTGGTGGTGGTCTACCGCGCGTTCAACGAGCGCTCCGGCCACCGCTTCGGCGCCGGCCCGCCGCCGTTCGCCTACAACGCCAACACCGACCAGGAGTACCGCAACTGGATCAACCCCTACGGGCTGCTCACCCCGGCCCAGCAGGAGGCGTTCCTGGCGCGCACCTACATGGAGCGCTACGGCGCCACCAGCGAGGACTTCGGGCGGGTGTCGGTGCTCTCGCGCAAGCACGCCGCCAACAACCCCAAGGCGTGGTTCCACAACCGTCCGATCACCCTCGCCGACCACCAGGCCTCGCGGATGATCGCCGACCCGCTGCGGATGCTCGACTGCTGCCAGGAGAGCGACGGCGGCCAGGCCCTGGTCATCGTCAGCGCCGAGCGCGCCCGCGACCTGCCGCACCCGCCGGCGCTCATCGCCGGGGCCGCGCAGGGGGTGGGGCCGCAGCAGATCTCCATGAGCAGCTACTACCGCGACGACATCGACCGGATGCCCGAGGTGGAGCTGGTGGCCCGGCAGCTGTGGCAGCAGTCCGGCGGCGGCCCGGAGAGCATCGACGCCGCGATCCTCTACGACGCGTTCACCCCGATGGTGCTGCTGCAGCTGGAGGAGTACGGCTTCTGCGGGCGCGGCGAGGCCAAGGACTTCCTCCGCGAGGGCCACGCCGACCTCGATGGACGCCTGCCCATCAACACCCACGGCGGACAGCTGGGCGAGGGCTACATCCACGGCGTCAACGGCATCGCCGAGGGCGTGCGGCTGATCCGCGGCACCTCCACCAACCAGCCGTCGAAGTCCCTCGACAACGTCCTGGTCACCGGCGGCTCGCCGGTGCCGCACAGCGCCATCGTGCTCTCCGCCGACCGCTGAGGCTCGCGCCGCACCCCTGACCCTGAAGGAGCACCACCATGACCGAGCGCATCACCTACGCCCGCGCCACCCACGGAGAGGAGGAGATCCAGGCGGTCGTGGACGTGCTGCGCAGCGGCCACCAGGGGCTGCGCATCGGCAAGAACGTGCACGAGATGGAGACCCGCGTCGCCGAGCTCAGCGGCAAGGCGTACGGGGTGATGTGCAACTCCGGGTCCTCGGGGCTGTACCTGGCCATCGAGCTGCTGGACCTGCCCGCCGGCAGCGAGGTCATCACCTCGCCGCTGACCTTCTCCACCGACGTGGCCCCCATCGTGCGGGCCGGGCTGGTCCCGGTGTTCGTCGACGTCGAGCCCAACACCTTCAACGTCGACGTGGCCAAGATCGAGGCGATGGTCAGCGACAAGACGCGGGCCATCCTCATCCCGAACCTGGCCGGCAACTGCCCCGACTGGGACGCCATCCGCGCGGTCGCCGACCGGCACGGGCTCAAGGTCATCGAGGACACCTGCGACGCGCTGGGCCCACGCCTGCACGGCACCCCCACCGGGGCCCGCGCCGACATCAGCGTGACCAGCTTCTCGATGGCCCACATCATCACCTGCGCCGGCACCGGCGGCATGGTGATGGTGGACGACGTGGCGCTGCGCGACCGCGCGCTGCTGCTGCGCCGCTGGGGCCGGCGCTCCGAGCCCAACCTCTTCGGCAGCACCGGCAACGGCCGGGTGTTCCGCGAGGAGCTGGACGGGGTGGACTACGACAACGACTTCATCTTCGACGAGCTGTCCTGGAACTTCGAGCCCTCCGAGCTGGGTGCGGCCTACGGCGTGGTCCAGCTGGACAAGCTGCCGGCCAACTACCGGCGTCGTCAGCAGACCTTCGCGGCCTACACCGCGGCCTACGGCGCCCACCCGGAGCTGTTCACCACCCCGGTGCAGACACCGGGCCTGGACACCGCCTGGCTGTGCTATCCGGTGATGATCAACGCCGACGCGCCCTTCACCCGCAGCGACCTGCAGGAGGCCATCGAGGGCGACGGCATCGACACCCGCACGGTGTGGAGCGGCAACATCACCCGCCACCCGATGATGGCTGGCATCGACTTCCGCCAGCCGGAGGAGGGCCTGCCGGAGGCCGACGCGGTGTTCGCCCGCGGGATGACGCTGGGCATGAGCCACGGCCTCACCGACGCCGAGGTGGAGCGCATCGCCGAGAGCATCCACCGCTTCGCCGCGAAGTGGCAGTAGCCGCGCGCCGGACGACCTGACCACTTCCCCCACCACTCGCAGGAGCCACCCCGATGCACCTGGACCTGTCCGCCGAGTCGAAGCAGCTGCGCCGCGAGCTGCGCGACTACTTCGCCGCCACCATCAACGACGAGGACCGCCGCGCGCTGGTCCACCAGACCGAGGGCGGGCCGGTCTTCACCCGGATCCTGCGCCAGATGGGCCGGGACGGGTGGCTGGGGCTGGGCTTTCCCGCCGAGTACGGCGGCCGGGGGGAGGACCCGGAGGCCCTCTACGTCTTCTACGACGAGGTGATCCGGGCCAACGCCCCGCTGTCACTCGTCACCCTGAACACGGTGGCGCCGGCGCTGATGAAGCACGGCACCCAGCAGCAGAAGGACTTCTTCCTGCCGCCCATCCTCACCGGCGAGCTGATCTTCGCCATCGGCTACACCGAGCCGGGCGCGGGCACCGACCTGGCGTCGCTGCAGACCAAGGCCACCGTCGACGGCGACGAGCTGGTGATCAACGGCAACAAGATCTTCACCAGCGCCGGCGTCTTCGCGGGCTGGATCTGGCTGGCGGTGCGCACCGACCCGGACGCCCCGCGCCACCAGGGCATCTCGGTGGTGCTGGTGCCCACCAGCGCCCCGGGCTTCTCGGTCACCGAGATCCACACCGTGGGCGGCATCAGCACCGCCGCCACCTACTACGACAACGTCCGGGTGCCGCTGACCAACGTGGTCGGCGAGCTCAACGCCGGCTGGCAGCTGATCACCCACCAGCTCAACCACGAGCGGGTGGCGCTGGCCGCCCGCGGCGGGGTGGCCAACGAGCTGTTCGCCGAGGTGCTGGCCTGGGCCAAGGAGACGCACCCGGACGGCCGGCGGCCCTACGACCAGCCCTGGGTGCGCGCCAAGCTGGCCGAGGTCTACACGCTGCTCAGCGCGGCTGACCTGATGAACCTGCGGCTGGTGGCCGACGTGGCCGCCGGAACCCTGGGCGGTGGGGACTCCGCGGCCGCCAAGATCTTCGGCACCGAGGCCGTGGTCAACGCCTACGGGATGCTGCAGGAGGTGCTGGGCGCCGAGGGGCTGCTCCGCGCCGAGAGCCACGGCGCCGCCATCCAGGGCCGGGTGGAGGCACTGGCCCGACGGGCGCAGAACAACACCTTCGGCGGTGGCACCAACGAGGTGATGCGCGAGATCGTGGCCGCCAAGTGCCTGGGCATGGCCCTGGCCGCCCGGCGCCGCGAGGACCCGAAGCAGCCCAGCACGAGTGGAAAGAGCTGACATGGAGTTCGAGCTTGACGACGAC is from Rhodococcus sp. X156 and encodes:
- a CDS encoding aminotransferase class I/II-fold pyridoxal phosphate-dependent enzyme translates to MTERITYARATHGEEEIQAVVDVLRSGHQGLRIGKNVHEMETRVAELSGKAYGVMCNSGSSGLYLAIELLDLPAGSEVITSPLTFSTDVAPIVRAGLVPVFVDVEPNTFNVDVAKIEAMVSDKTRAILIPNLAGNCPDWDAIRAVADRHGLKVIEDTCDALGPRLHGTPTGARADISVTSFSMAHIITCAGTGGMVMVDDVALRDRALLLRRWGRRSEPNLFGSTGNGRVFREELDGVDYDNDFIFDELSWNFEPSELGAAYGVVQLDKLPANYRRRQQTFAAYTAAYGAHPELFTTPVQTPGLDTAWLCYPVMINADAPFTRSDLQEAIEGDGIDTRTVWSGNITRHPMMAGIDFRQPEEGLPEADAVFARGMTLGMSHGLTDAEVERIAESIHRFAAKWQ
- a CDS encoding acyl-CoA dehydrogenase family protein; the encoded protein is MHLDLSAESKQLRRELRDYFAATINDEDRRALVHQTEGGPVFTRILRQMGRDGWLGLGFPAEYGGRGEDPEALYVFYDEVIRANAPLSLVTLNTVAPALMKHGTQQQKDFFLPPILTGELIFAIGYTEPGAGTDLASLQTKATVDGDELVINGNKIFTSAGVFAGWIWLAVRTDPDAPRHQGISVVLVPTSAPGFSVTEIHTVGGISTAATYYDNVRVPLTNVVGELNAGWQLITHQLNHERVALAARGGVANELFAEVLAWAKETHPDGRRPYDQPWVRAKLAEVYTLLSAADLMNLRLVADVAAGTLGGGDSAAAKIFGTEAVVNAYGMLQEVLGAEGLLRAESHGAAIQGRVEALARRAQNNTFGGGTNEVMREIVAAKCLGMALAARRREDPKQPSTSGKS
- a CDS encoding lipid-transfer protein — encoded protein: MSSRGFSRDAAIVGIGATEFSKNSGRSEWQLACESTLAALADAQIGVEEVDGFALFTMETNPEIAVARALGIPELTFFSRIPHGGGGACAPVQQAALAVSSGVADVVVVYRAFNERSGHRFGAGPPPFAYNANTDQEYRNWINPYGLLTPAQQEAFLARTYMERYGATSEDFGRVSVLSRKHAANNPKAWFHNRPITLADHQASRMIADPLRMLDCCQESDGGQALVIVSAERARDLPHPPALIAGAAQGVGPQQISMSSYYRDDIDRMPEVELVARQLWQQSGGGPESIDAAILYDAFTPMVLLQLEEYGFCGRGEAKDFLREGHADLDGRLPINTHGGQLGEGYIHGVNGIAEGVRLIRGTSTNQPSKSLDNVLVTGGSPVPHSAIVLSADR
- a CDS encoding MaoC family dehydratase N-terminal domain-containing protein; translation: MQSLEKQLEQFLGVEAEPPRVARYEVNAPMIRNWVEAHDDRNPVYVDAEAARATGRPDVVCPPAMASTWVMSGYRRYRDVQRMRSEGVVEDFAYSRLLQLLDDAGFTSVVATNLEQEYLQEIHPGDHVTTHFTIEAISPVKKTGLGEGCFITLLKKYVNQHDDLLVEERFRLLRFNPSTQEGAA
- a CDS encoding OB-fold domain-containing protein, with product MSAPTENTPARSTTVPHLVVTQDNEFFFTAAAQGRLEIQRCTSCETLRHPPAPACPQCRSFDWDTVTASGRCTLHSYTVIHHPQDPAFEYPLAVGLVDLPEGTRLVADIAGVDHAELRPGLELEIGFAEHAHGAVLPQLRKPAGGAA
- a CDS encoding MaoC/PaaZ C-terminal domain-containing protein, which produces MSTATTARFPEAAVGDTLPVLELDLDRTLIVAAAIASQDFEDVHHDPGKAQDRGTPDIFLSINSTNGFLDRYVTDWSGPASRIARISLRLGVPSFPGDTLRLTGEVTAVDGDAVTLALRGETSRGVHVTATATVVPTATAGGAA